A region of the Pseudarthrobacter phenanthrenivorans Sphe3 genome:
CATGGGTATCTCGTACGAATGGGCGCCATGGAAAATCAGCTGCATGCGGCCGGGGAAAGATCCGGACGTCCCCATCACAAAAACGTCCGACGGCGGGCGGGCCTTCCTGCCAAGCGTTTCTTTACCCGGTTCGCCAGCCTGTCCGACGTACCCGCGGCGGACCTGGAGATGCTTTCCGAGAGCCTGCGGAAGGCGCTCGAGCTGGATCCGGCGTCCCCGGTCCCCGCTCTCCAGGCCCTGGTCCACCAGGAGCTTCAAAACAGGGGAGGACCGGGCGCAAGCTGAGGTACCCCATCCCGTGGCCGTGTGGTGGACTGGAACCAGGCCGCAAAACCACTGCGCCGGCCACAAAGGAGGAACCGAGATGAACGATCAGTCACGTCCGGAGCTGCCGGACGACGACCAGGGCCGCGATGCTGAGGCCGGAATGAAGGCCGCGGGAACATCAAGCCAGGACACGCGCTCACCGGAGCAGCACGGCAAGCCGCGGCAGGGCTACCTGGATCCGCGGGGCTCTGAATCCACCAGGGAGATGCGGGATACGGCCCGCCGCCGTCGCGATGCCGAGGAGAAGCTCCAGCAGCACCTGATGGAAGCCAAGCACCACATCCCCAACGAGTTCCACCACCACGAGCACCACGGGGAGCATGGGCACCCCGCGCAGCAGGACGGCGAGGGACAGGCTTCAGCATCTGAGGAAGCTCCAGGACATTAGGGAAGGCGCCTGGCTGCAACGGTGGCTGGGCTAGGCCACGCCGTGGGCTGAGCTGTCAGGCGATCCCGCGCGGCGGCAGGATTCTTCGGCGGCCATCTCGTACCACGCCTGTGCGCCGAATTCGGGTTCGGGCGTGTCCAGGTTCTGGTACAGGGCATCCAGCAGCTTTGTGAGTTCCTCCCCGCTCAAGGCCGGAAGGACTTCTTCGGGGCCGCGGGGATCGTTGAGGTAATGGTTCAGCTTTGAGCTGTTCATTTCGGTGCGGCCAGGACGCGCCGGGAATGGCAAAATTGCTGCACGGAGTCACTCCATCCCAAAGTAGAGGGCTGGCTGCGTAACCCACCTTGAGTGTATTGCACCTGCTGGATGCCGACAATAAGGCCCAGCCTGCGCCTACGGCAGCTGTTGCCCGTTCCCCTGTCCGGCCGCTGGGGAGCCGGGGACCGGAACGTGCGGCGGAAGCGGGCGCGTGGGCCGGGTGGTGCGGATGGCATCTTCAACGAGTGCCAGTGGGCGCCGCCAGGCATCGGACCCGGGCTCCATGGTGTCCACCACGCCGATCAGCATCGCGAGCAGCCGGAACATGTCTGTCATGGAGATGTCAGTGCGCAGGCTTCCCTGACCCTGGCCGCGCTGCAGCAGCACACTGATGGATTCCATGAGGGACCCGGTGATGCCGGTCAGGAGCTCACGCCGGCCTGCCACTGCCCCCAGGAGGTTGGCGTCATCGCTCGCTGCATCCATGAGCGCTTCCATCACCCGCAGCAGCCCCGCTGCTGCATCGATGTCGGCCAGCGCGCCGTCGATCACCGGATCCACGGAGAGGCGTAGTTGCCGGTTCAGTGCGGCAAGCACCAGCTCTTCCTTATCGGCAAAGTTGCGGAACAGGGTGGCCGGGCCAACCCCTGCCGTTGCCGCGATGGTTTGCAGTGGTACGTCCGGCCCGAATTCACGGAAGCATTGGCGCGCCGCCGTGATGATTTTGTCCACGTTCCGCGCTGCGTCGGCGCGGAGGGGCTTGCGGGCGACTGCGAGGCTCATGCGAAAAGGTTAGCAACGGACCCTCCAGCGTTCACCGTTACTGGAGGGTAGGGCCTTATGTGACGCCCACCCGCCCCTTCCCTGGCGCCGTGCGTGGCAAACTGGCACCATGTTGCTTGCTTTTTCTGTTGCCCCCTCCGGTGCCCCCAGCGAAGGTTCCCGCCCCACTGATGCATCAGTGCACGACGCCGTTGCTGCCGCCGTCAGGATCGTCCGGGAATCCGGCCTCCCCAATAAGACCGACTCGATGTTCACCACTATCGAGGGTGAGTGGGACGAGGTCTTCGATGTGGTGAAGAGGGCCACGGAGGCGGTGGGGCAGTACGGCAGCCGCGTCTCGCTGGTGATCAAGGCGGATATCCGGCCAGGCTACACCGGCGAGCTGACGGCGAAAGTGGACCGGCTGGAAGAAGCCCTGGGCAACGGTTCCTGACGCCGCCCGAGGCGGCCTCCCGCCGTCGTGCATTATCTCTGGACCCGTACGCCGGCCCGTGCCAAACTGTGGCAATGTTCGAGCACAAGCCCCGGCCGGAGTGGATTGCCGCCGAAGAGTTCCTGTCCCGCGTGGTGGTCCACCCCGATGCGGGACTGCAGCAGGCCATCGACTCCGCCGCCGCGGCCGGCATGCCCCCTATCGAAGTCGCGCCCAATGCCGGTAAGCTCCTCAAGCTCCTGGTCCAGGTTTCCCGCGCCCGGCGCGTGCTGGAGATAGGAACGCTAGCCGGCTTCAGTACCATCTGGATGGGCCGCGGACTTCCCGACGACGGCACTTTGGTCACGTGCGAATTCCTGCCTCAGCACGCGGAGGTCGCGTGGGCCAATATCGATGCTGCTGGCTTGGGGGAGAAAGTGGAGATCCGGCTGGGGCCGGCGCTTGAGACACTTGCCTCGCTGGAGGAGGAAGCCCGGGAGCCGTTCGATTTCATCTTTATTGATGCGGACAAGGAGAATAACAGCCGCTACCTTGACTGGGCTGTCCGGCTGGGCAGGCCCGGCGCTGTGGTGGTGCTGGACAACACGGTCTGGGAAGGCGCCATCCTGGATCCGGAGGCGGACCCGGTTAATGCGCCCGGCATTATTGATGCGCTCAAGCTCCTGGGGGAGCACCCCCGGCTCGATGCCACCGTCATCCAGACCGTCGGCTCGAAAGGCTGGGACGGATTCGCGCTGGCACGCATCACCTAGCGCCCGCTGTCGGTGCCGGATTGCCAGGGAAACTGCTAAGTATGCTTAGAATTAATTCCGGCTGGAGTTCAGCCGGGACCGACAGCAGCAGTGGAGGAATTTGATGAAAGCGTCACCCACCCTTGCCAGCAATCTACAGATGGTGCTCACGGACCTCATCGAACTGCACCTTCAGGGAAAGCAAGCCCACTGGAACGTGGTGGGCACGAACTTCCGGGACCTGCACCTGCAGCTTGACGAGATCATTGCCGCTGCCAGGCTCTTCGCGGACCAGGCGGCCGAACGCATGCGTGCCCTGCAGGCCCTCCCGGACGGGCGCAGCAGCACTGTCTCTGCCGGCAGCCGGCTGGAAGGGTTCCCGGAAGGCCTCACCTCCACCAAAGAGACCGTCAAGCTGATCACTGCCAGGCTGGAACGCACCGTCCAGACCATGCGCGACGTCCATGATGAGGTGGACGAGGAGGACCCCACGAGTGCAGACCTGCTGCATGCGGCCATTGAACGGCTGGAGCAGCTGGCCTGGATGGTGAACGCTGAAACCATGGCTCCCACGGCCAAAGTGACCGAACCCGCCTAGGGAGTGTCCGGGTCCACTCTGCCGGCGGCCGGGCCGCCCGCGTCCGATGGCCTGCCGTCGCAAACAAAAGGGGCTGTTGCACATTCGCAACAGCCCCTCTTGCCGGCGGCCAGGCCATAGCCCTGGCCCTTATTCCTTTTTGAAGGCGTCCTTGATTTTTTCGCCGGCCTGCTTCAGGTCGGCTTTCGTCTGGTCCATCCGGCCTTCGGCCTCAAGGCGTTCGTCATCCGTGGCCCTGCCGGTGGCCTCTTTGGCCTTGCCGCCCATTTTCTCGGCAGCGTTGTCGATCTTGTCGTCCAAACCCATGGCGTTGCTCCTTCGGCTGGTACCCGAGGCGCCCACGCCCCCGGCTATGCCTTCATGCTAGCCAGTGGCGGGGAAACTTCAACAGGCCAGCCAGGTCCTAGACCAGGTCCGGCGCGCTGGCCACGATGTAGTCGGCGGCGGCCGGCCCAGTCATGGACAGGTTGTTGCTGTCCGGGTTGACGCCATGTTCCAGCAGCGCTTCCCACAGGGCTTCGGGAGCCTGCAGCTGGGCTTTGTGGAGCAGGCACCAGCTGGTGTAGAGCCCGTAGAGCTCATCACGCCCCAGGCCAAGTCCGGGTTCCCTGTCCGGGACAACTGCTTCGGCGATAAATTCTTCAAAATGTGTAGCAGGCATGTCCGCTCATTCGGGGTCGACCGTGATGCCGCCGTATCTGCTTCAGCGGTCCTGCCGGCTCCCGGAGAGGCCAGCAGATTAATCTTGAACGTATTGCAGGGCGGGCTGCTTTGTCCAGTCACGCCGTTCAGCCGCGCATCCAGTCGCGCGTCCAGCCGGGTCCCTTCCGTACCGTTAAGCGGTGCTTTTCAAGGGCGAGGGGGCCGACGGCGACTGGGGGGACTGGCCTCGGTCTCAGAAGAGGCCATCTCGCCGCCGGCCCCGCCTTTTCCCCGGGAAACCTTGTTAGCCCGGGAAGCCTCAACAGGACCTCCAAGACAATTTTCCTCTATCTTGAAGGTCCTGCCTAGCCCCCGCCGACCCGCCTAGCTGCTGCCGTTGCGAGGGGCGCCGTTCCGGCCGTCGTCAGGGGATTCCCCGGTCCGGTGGCGCACCTTGTCCCGGACCCTGTCCCGGTGCGGTTCCCGCTCCTCGGTGCTGTCCTGGTCCGAGCCGGATTGGTCCGTGCCCGTCCCGTTTTCCGCACTGTACTTTTCCCGCAGCTCGCGGCCGTGCTTGATGTCTTCCTCTTCTTGCTTTTGCAGCTTTTCGCTCTTCTTCGTGTCCCGGGGCGGCAGCTGGATTGTCTCCTCAGCCTTGATGCCGGCCTGGAGCTGGCGCCCCCGTTCCATCTCGGCGTCGAACTCGGCACCGAAGAGCAGCGACATGTTCAGGATCCACAGCCACAGCAGCATCACGATCACGCCGCCCAGGGTGCCGTACGTCTTGTTGTAGTTTCCGAAGTTGCCTACGTAGAACCCGAAACCAAGTGAGGCCACCAGGAAGACGAACAGTGCGATGCCCGACCCCATGCTCATCCACTTGAACTTGGGCTGCTTAACGTTGGGCGTGGCGTAGTAGAGGACCGCAATGATCACGATGATCAGTCCCACCATGACCGGCCACTTGGCGATGTCCCAAATGGCGAGGAACACGCCGCTCAGGCCGATCAGGCCGCCCACGGCTTCTGCCACCGGGCCACTGAGCACCAGCATGCCTGCCAGGATTGCCACGATCACCACGGCCAGGAGCGTGACCACCAGCATGGTGCCTCGCAGCTTGACGAACGGCCGACCTTCATCAACCTCATAGATGCGGTTCATGGCCCGTCCGAAGGCGCCCACGTAGCCGGAAGCAGACCACAGGGCGGTGGCGAGACCAATTATCAGGGTTAGCCCGGCGGCCGGTGCACTGGCAAGGTCTGACACCACTCCGCCTACCGTGTCAGCAGTCTCGGCCGGCACAAATCCCCTGACGATCTGCAGCAGTGCGTCGGTGGTCTTCTGCGGGTCACCAAAAAGCCCTATCAGGGATACAAGTGCCAAGATGGCCGGGAACAGCGACAGTACCGCGTAATAGGTCAGGGCTGCAGCCAGGTCGGGGCACTGGTCCTTGTTGAACTCCCGCAGGGTTTTCTTGAGGATGTATTTCCAGTTTGGCTTGTCCAGTTCCTTGGGACTGTCCGGCTTACGGGAATCGTTTGGATCCGGCGCCTGTCCTGCCTTGGCGGTGCTGGTTTCGGAAGAGTCGTGAGTGGCCATGGAGTGTCCTCTCGATCAGGGCCTGAACCTCACAGGCCGGCTCCGCGGTTGTGGCGGGCCGGCCTGTCAGGTGGTGCTTATTGCCTTGCGGTGCCGCAGCGGCCCGTTAGGTGTTTTGGACGTTGGTTTTGGCGTCGGTGGCGCGGTCTTTGACGTCGGTGGCGGCGTGTTGGCCTTCGGTTTTGACGTTTTGGGCTGCGTCGGTGGCGGTGGCCTTGACGTTGTCCATGGCTTCCTGGGCTGGTTCCTTGAGGTCTTCGACGACGGTTTTGGCGGCGTCGGTGACCTGGGTGGCCAGGGGCTGGGCGGCGGTTTTGAGCTGGTCGGCGGCTTGGCGTTCTTTTTGGCTGGCCGGGATCAGGGAGGAGATGAGCATTCCGGCGCCGAACGCGATCAGGCCGGCGGCCAGGGGGTTGCCCTGGGTTTTGGCTTTGACCTGGTCCGGTGCTTGGGAGATCGCGGTGCCGGCGTCGTTGAGTTTGGCTGCGGCGGTGTCCTTGGCGCCGTGGAGGGTTTCTCCGGTGGAGTGCATGGCGTTGCCGGTGTGTCCGGCGCCGGAGTGGACTGTGTCCTGGACGGTGGTGCTGGCGGAATCTGCTGCGCCCATGATTTTCTCCTTGACCCCGGTGACGGCGCCTTTTACCTTGTCGGTCTGGCGGTGGACGATGTTGGATGGGGTGACTTTGTCGGCGACCGCGTCCACGTTGGTGCCCAGGCGTGCGCGGGTGGCTTCTATGTCTGAACGGATTGCGTCCGGGTTATCGCTCATCGGTTTACCTCACCTGGTTTTAGGGTTGGGGGAATTTCTGAGAGTGTTTCGCCTGTCTGGGGCAGGCCCTTGATCTGTTTGAGTTCCTTGCGGCCCATCGCGGCCAGGACGGCGGCGATGATGCCCCAGATCACGGCGACGATCACGGCGGCCCAGCCCAGCGGCATGAGCGCGCCCAGGGCGAACATCAGGGCAAGAGAGAGGAAGATCAGGACGAAGTGTCCGGCCACGCCGGCGCCGCCGAGCATGCCCGAGCCCTTGCCGGCCTTGGTGGCGGATTGTTTGAGTTCGGCTTTGGCGAGCTCCACTTCCTGGCGCATGAGCGTGGACAGGTCCCGCGTCACGTCGCCCAGCAACTCGCCCAGCGAAGCGTTATCGGCCTTCTGATGCGCCGCACTCGGCGGCATCTCCGGAATAGAACTACTCATCACAGCCTGCCAGACTGCCCGTCGGGGCGGCGGTCTCCGGTGAGGGGGTCAACGCCCATGGGATCGTCTGCCAGGTCCCGGTCGCCCAGCGGATCGTCGGCGACACGGTTGCCGGACCACGGCTCTTCCACCAGCTGGGGGCTGTCCAGCGGGCTGGCAGGACGCGTGGGGTCGGTGTAGCCGCTGCCCGGAGCGCCGCCGTCGTAGCCTGCAGTAGTGGTTGCCGGGCCGGGAAGCTGGACCGGCGGGGGCGGCACGGTGCCGCCGGCCGGAGCGTAGGAATCGCTGTACTGGTCGCCGTACGGAGTGCCGGAGTATTCGGCTCCGCCGTACTGGCCTGCGAGTCCGGCGGTACCGGTACTGGTGGCGGTGCCAGTGGTGGAGGAGCTTTCCGTCGCACCGGCGGTGAGGCCGCGGGTGAGCCGGCCGGCCAGGACACCGGCACCGGCGGCCAGCAGCAGGAAGGTTCCCGGCTTGTTCCGGGCGAACCTCTGGACTTCGCCAAGCAAATCACCCGGCTGCTTGTTCTCCAGCCAGGAGGCGATGGACTCGCTGCGCTGGGCGGCCTGGCGGATCAGGTCGCTGGCAACACCCTGCTGGTCAGGGGCGTCGGCCATGCTCTGCAACTGGCTCGAAATGGTGCGGATACCTTCCGCCGCCTTCTGCTGCTGGGTCCCGGCCTGGCTCGTAAGGCCCGACTTCGCCTGGTGCAACAGATCCTGGGCGCTGGACTTAGCCTCGGAGGCCACATGCGCAGCTTCTTCCTTGGCGGTCTGGGCAACGTTCTGCGCGGAACCCTTTGCGGTCCGGGCTACGTCAGCTGCTTCTTCCTTTGCAGCGTCCTTGCGGGATCCTCCGGCGCCACTCTGGCCTTCCCCGTAGGCACCCTGGCCTTCGCCGTAGGAGGGAGAGGCGGCGGAGGGAAAAGTGGTTGCCGTTCGCTCGCCGGCGATTCCTGTCGAGGCCGGGGGAGCCGTGCGGGCGGGATCCTCGGGCCATTGGTTCTCTGTCATCTTCGCTCTCTCTTTCCAAGAAGGCCTGTTTTTGATCAAGAACCAGCAATACTGGCCGTAAAATAATAAGCATGATTACTAATAAAAGGTAAGTACCCTTGCTAAGCGACTTGTAAAACGGTTCCAAAAGAATCAGCCGGAAGGCAGAAGCCTGCTGGTCATAACGAAGTGAAAGTGGTGGGTAACGTGGAAACAGCTCCATGGGTTTGGGTGGTAGTTGCCGTTGTTGTGGTGGTGCTGGTTGTGCTGCTGCTGCTCGCGTCAGGGCGTCGGCGCAAGGCTATTCAGCAGAAGCGGGACGATGCCCACCGCGAGAAGGCCGCTGAGATCCGCCGCGAAGCCGAGAACAGGGAACTGGATGCGCGCGAGCGCGAGGCCAAGGCGACGCGCGCCAGGGCTGATGCGGAGCAGGCGCAGGTGGAGGCCGCCCGGCTGCGCCAGCAGGCCGACCAGCAGGCTTCCGAGGCCCGGACGCTTCGGGATGACGTAAATGAGCGGACCCGGAAAGCGGATGAAATTGACCCGGACATCAAGGGGGGCCGGGGCGATGGCAGCGGCCGCGATGGCACGGGCCCTGGCGGCACCACGGGTAATGCGCCTGCAGCTGCTGCGAGCCCGGCTGCCCGGGATGCGGCCCTTCGCGATGGCGGCGGGCCGGACGGTGCCCGCAATGATGCAGCACGTAATGACGGCGTCCACCGCGATGATGTCCGGAATGACCGCCTCGAGGACGGTTCCAATCCAACAGGTGGCAGTCACGTGGATCGGGAGAATCCACGTTCGGGCATCTAGCTTTCTGCGGTAGACGCAGGATTCCTTGGTTCCAGGACGGGGGAGGGAGTGACTCCTTCCCCCGTTCCCATGCCCTCAAGTACCTCCCGCACTGCGTCAGTGGACGCGGTTCTTGGCTCCCACCCCAGGATGCGGCGCGCCCTGCCGGTATCCATGACGGGGACGCCTGCCGCCATCTCCACCCATCCGGAATCCGTGGGCTGCAACCTCAACCTCCATGCCAGGCCCACCACGCCGTGAAGCAGTTTCATCGGGATCGGAAGGATCCTTTTGGCCCCCAGGATGCGCGCCAGCTCCTGTGGGGTCAGCACCGGCTCGGCGGCAACATTGAAGGCTCCGGAAGCCCGTTGGTCGACCACCCGCCAATAGGCGTCGGCCACATCATCGGCATGGACCGCTTGGAAAACCAGGTTGTCCGGGGCCGGAAGAAGCGGAATCCGAAGTTTGCCTGGCAGCAGCCGGGGGATCAGCGGACCAAGGAAGTATCGTCCGATTTCGCTTCCGGCATCCCGCTGGAAGATGAGGGCCGGCCGGAGCCGGGCAACCGAAATCCCCGGCTCCGCCGCCATGAAGGCGTCCAGGGCCTCTTCCTGCTCGGCCTTGTGCCGGCTGTAGTGCGAGCCGGCCATGCCGCGGGCAGGCCATGATTCGTCGCTCCGCGGGTCCTTTGGGGCCTTGCTGTACGCCCCCACCGACGAGGCGCAGACGATGTGCTTCACGCCCGCCCTTCCGGCGGCCGCCAGAACGTTCCTGGTGCCGGTGACATTGGTCCGGTACAGCTGCTCCAGGTCCCGGTTGGGCTGGATCTGCCACGCAAGGTGAACTACGGAGTCCACGCCTGCCAGTGCGGCGTCAAGGAGCGGCTGGTCCTTGTCGAGTCCCACGTCCAAGGTGTGCCACTCCACGCCGGAGTAGGGGGCGGCGCCGGTGTCCGGACGCCGCCTGCTGATGCCGGTCAGTTTCAGGCTTCCCGGTTTTTCGGCAAGGTGGGTCTGAAGCCTGCGCAGCAGTGCGGTGCCGGCGTTTCCGCTGGCTCCCGTGATGGCAATGTGCATGTCAAGGACTCCTTGGCGTGGCTGGTCAGAAGCGCTTACACACCGAGCCTAGTACCGCCAAGGATTGTTTTATAAGCAACCTTATGATTTCCTACTTCTAAGTCTTGCCGCAGGCTTTCGGACCCGACCGAGGGAACCAACGACAATGCCCGAATACTTTCCCGCACTTGCCGTGGATGCTACGCCTGTCCACCAACAGCAGCCAGAAACCCCGAGAAAAAGCCGTTCCGGCAGCAGTGCCGGACGGCTTCGCCAGACGTTCGAAAACGATCTGGTCCTCGGCTACCTGGACCTGGCCGAGGCGCTGGCTGCCCGCTTCGAGGCCCGCGGCCGCGAACGGGCAGACCTGAACCAGGTGGCATACCTCGGACTCGTTAAGGCTGCACGCGGTTTCGACCAGTCAAAGGGGGAAAGCTTCCCGGCCTACGCCGCCCCCACCATCACCGGAGAGCTGAAACGGTATCTTCGCGACCGCACCTGGGTGGTCCGCCCCCCGAGGTACATCCAGGACTTACGGACCCGGATGTTCCGGGCCGAGCCGGAGCTGACCCAGTCCCTGGGACGGAATCCCAGCGTGGCTGAACTGGCAGGGGCGCTGGATGAGGATCCGGCGGCAGTGCAGGAAGCCATTTCGGCGTCAAGTAGCATGCACCCGGACTCGCTGGACGCCGTCAACCCGCACTCGGACGCACCGTCCATCGGCGAGGTGCTCGCGTGCCCCGAAACACCGCTGGAACGCCTTGAGGAGCTGGCCTGCCTGCGTGACGCGATCCAGGACCTGGACTCCGCGGACCGGGAGCTCCTGTACCGCCGCTACTTCTGCGAAGAGACCCAGGTGCAGCTCGGGAAGCGGTTGGGCATGTCCCAGATGCAGGTTTCGCGCCGGCTTGCCCGCGTGCTGGTGGAGTTGCAGCGCAGGCTCGCAAGCACCGCAGTGCCAGGGGAGCAGGACGAAGCCCCCGGGAGCGCTACGCGCAGGACCGGCAGTGCCGCGGCTTCCGGCGCCTCCTTCCGGACAGTCCGGGGGGTGCCTGGCCCTGCTCCCTCACGCACGAGCCCGGCCCGCAGGGGCGCCGGCCGGGCACGGACCCGGTAGCTCCCGATTCCCCCACAGGACCGCTGGAACAGGACGTCCCCGACCCGCCAGGAGGAGCATCAAGCAGCGACGCCAAGGCTATCTTGCCTGCTCAGGCCGGGGTGCCGAAGACGACCGGAAGGTGAGAAAAGCATCCGGCCCTGTTTAGGAGCAGCAGCAGTGGGGAACAGTGAGGGTATGGGAAGCTCCGTAACCTCCAAGCTCAGGGCTGTCCTGTTCGACCGGGACGGGACCCTGGTGGTCGATGTGCCCTACAACGGGGACCCCGATCTTGTCCGGCCGATGCCCGGCGCCAAGGCCGTCCTGGACGCGCTGCGCTCCGAGGGCATAGCAACCGGCGTGGTCAGCAACCAGTCCGGCATCGCCCGCGGCCTCATCACCCCTGAGGACGTTGCCGGCGTCAACGCACGGGTGGAGGAACTGTTGGGCCCTTTTGACGTCTGGGAAGTTTGCCCCCATGCCGAACAGGACGGCTGCCAGTGCCGGAAACCCGCGCCGGGAATGGTCCACAGCGCCTGCCGGAAACTCGGCGTCCCCGAGTCCCAGGCAGCGCTCATTGGCGACATCGGCGCCGACGTCAGGGCTGCCGAAGCAGCCGGTGCCACCGGCGTCCTGGTCCCCACCCCGGTAACCCTCCCCGAAGAAGTGGCTGATGCGCGCCTGGTGGCACCGGACCTGGCAGGGGCCGTGCTCCTGCTGCAGGAGGGGCGGTAATGGGCCGCGTCCTGGTGGCTCGCCTGGACAGCATGGGCGATGTCCTGCTGGCCGGCCCTGCGGTCAGGGCCGTAGCCAACGGCAGGATCCCGGATGGCAGCAGGGCCAACCACGTAGTCCTGTTGTGCGGCAGGCAGGGGGAAGCTGCGGCCGGGATCCTGCCGGGAGTCTCGGAGGTCTACAGCTGGGACAGCCCGTGGATCATGAACCCGGCGCCCAAGATGACTGGTCCGCACGCAGACCGGCTGATTGAGTACGTCCGGAACTCCCGGATCACCGAGGCCGTCATCCTCACCTCCTTCCACCAGTCGCCTTTGCCGCTCGCACTGCTGCTGCGGCTGGCCGGGGTGGAACGCATCACCGGAGCTTCCACCGACTATGCAGGGTCCCTCCTGGACGTCCGGCTCAAACCCGGGGAGGACTTCCCCGAGGACCAGCCGGAGGCCGAACGCGCCCTGGGCATCGCGGAGGCGGCGGGCTTCCGGCTTCCGGCAGCGGATGACGGCAAGCTCCGCCTCGCCTCCGTACCCGATGTCCGGGATCTCGTGGGCGAGGAGCCGTACGTGGTGGTCCACCCCGGCGCCGCCGTGCCCGCCAGGGCCTGGCCGCCGCTGCACCACGCAGCCGCCGTCGAACTCCTCCAGGGAGCCGGGCACCGGGTGGTGGTCACCGGCGGGCCGGGCGAAACCTCGCTCACAGCAACCGTGGCAGGTCCCTCGGCCCTGGACCTCGGCGGCCGCACCGACCTCCATACGCTGGCCGGCGTCATGTCCGGCGCCGACGCCGTCGTCACCGGAAACACCGGTCCCGCCCACCTGGCCGCCGCTGTCGGCACACCCGTTGCCTGCCTTTTTTCACCGGTCGTGCCGGCCATCCGCTGGGCCCCGTACGGGGTTCCCCTGGAACTCCTGGGCGACCAGAACGCCGCCTGCAGGATGTCCCGCGCCAGGGTCTGTCCGGTTCCCGGCCACCCGTGCCTGGCCTCGGTTGCCCCGGAGGATGTGGTGGCAGCCGTGGAACGCCTCATGGGCGGAGTGAGCTCCTTCAGTACGCACGTCAGCACCCGTAGAAAGGCCCGCAACAGATGAGAATCCTGCTCTGGCATGTCCACGGTTCCTGGACGGACGCCTTTGTCCGCGGCCGTCATGAATACCTCCTTCCCGTCCTGCCGGGAGGTGGTGCCTGGGGACTTGGCCGTGCCGGCAGGGACTGGCCTGCATCGGTGCGGGAGGTGGAGCTGGCAACGCTGGACGCGGAGTCCGTGGACGCCGTCGTCCTTCAACGCCCGGAGGAAATCGAGGAACTGGCACGCGTACTGGGGCGACGGCCCGGCGTTGACCTGCCCGCTGCCTACCTGGAGCACAACACGCCCAAGGAGGGCTTTCCCTTCGCCCGGCACCCGCTCGCGGACCAGCGTGCCATCCCCCTGGTGCACGTGACGCATTTCAA
Encoded here:
- a CDS encoding phage holin family protein, encoding MSSSIPEMPPSAAHQKADNASLGELLGDVTRDLSTLMRQEVELAKAELKQSATKAGKGSGMLGGAGVAGHFVLIFLSLALMFALGALMPLGWAAVIVAVIWGIIAAVLAAMGRKELKQIKGLPQTGETLSEIPPTLKPGEVNR
- a CDS encoding CsbD family protein; the encoded protein is MGLDDKIDNAAEKMGGKAKEATGRATDDERLEAEGRMDQTKADLKQAGEKIKDAFKKE
- a CDS encoding O-methyltransferase, whose amino-acid sequence is MFEHKPRPEWIAAEEFLSRVVVHPDAGLQQAIDSAAAAGMPPIEVAPNAGKLLKLLVQVSRARRVLEIGTLAGFSTIWMGRGLPDDGTLVTCEFLPQHAEVAWANIDAAGLGEKVEIRLGPALETLASLEEEAREPFDFIFIDADKENNSRYLDWAVRLGRPGAVVVLDNTVWEGAILDPEADPVNAPGIIDALKLLGEHPRLDATVIQTVGSKGWDGFALARIT
- a CDS encoding TetR/AcrR family transcriptional regulator, which produces MSLAVARKPLRADAARNVDKIITAARQCFREFGPDVPLQTIAATAGVGPATLFRNFADKEELVLAALNRQLRLSVDPVIDGALADIDAAAGLLRVMEALMDAASDDANLLGAVAGRRELLTGITGSLMESISVLLQRGQGQGSLRTDISMTDMFRLLAMLIGVVDTMEPGSDAWRRPLALVEDAIRTTRPTRPLPPHVPVPGSPAAGQGNGQQLP
- a CDS encoding sigma-70 family RNA polymerase sigma factor; amino-acid sequence: MPEYFPALAVDATPVHQQQPETPRKSRSGSSAGRLRQTFENDLVLGYLDLAEALAARFEARGRERADLNQVAYLGLVKAARGFDQSKGESFPAYAAPTITGELKRYLRDRTWVVRPPRYIQDLRTRMFRAEPELTQSLGRNPSVAELAGALDEDPAAVQEAISASSSMHPDSLDAVNPHSDAPSIGEVLACPETPLERLEELACLRDAIQDLDSADRELLYRRYFCEETQVQLGKRLGMSQMQVSRRLARVLVELQRRLASTAVPGEQDEAPGSATRRTGSAAASGASFRTVRGVPGPAPSRTSPARRGAGRARTR
- a CDS encoding YihY/virulence factor BrkB family protein, with the translated sequence MATHDSSETSTAKAGQAPDPNDSRKPDSPKELDKPNWKYILKKTLREFNKDQCPDLAAALTYYAVLSLFPAILALVSLIGLFGDPQKTTDALLQIVRGFVPAETADTVGGVVSDLASAPAAGLTLIIGLATALWSASGYVGAFGRAMNRIYEVDEGRPFVKLRGTMLVVTLLAVVIVAILAGMLVLSGPVAEAVGGLIGLSGVFLAIWDIAKWPVMVGLIIVIIAVLYYATPNVKQPKFKWMSMGSGIALFVFLVASLGFGFYVGNFGNYNKTYGTLGGVIVMLLWLWILNMSLLFGAEFDAEMERGRQLQAGIKAEETIQLPPRDTKKSEKLQKQEEEDIKHGRELREKYSAENGTGTDQSGSDQDSTEEREPHRDRVRDKVRHRTGESPDDGRNGAPRNGSS
- a CDS encoding Dps family protein, which codes for MKASPTLASNLQMVLTDLIELHLQGKQAHWNVVGTNFRDLHLQLDEIIAAARLFADQAAERMRALQALPDGRSSTVSAGSRLEGFPEGLTSTKETVKLITARLERTVQTMRDVHDEVDEEDPTSADLLHAAIERLEQLAWMVNAETMAPTAKVTEPA
- a CDS encoding NAD-dependent epimerase/dehydratase family protein translates to MHIAITGASGNAGTALLRRLQTHLAEKPGSLKLTGISRRRPDTGAAPYSGVEWHTLDVGLDKDQPLLDAALAGVDSVVHLAWQIQPNRDLEQLYRTNVTGTRNVLAAAGRAGVKHIVCASSVGAYSKAPKDPRSDESWPARGMAGSHYSRHKAEQEEALDAFMAAEPGISVARLRPALIFQRDAGSEIGRYFLGPLIPRLLPGKLRIPLLPAPDNLVFQAVHADDVADAYWRVVDQRASGAFNVAAEPVLTPQELARILGAKRILPIPMKLLHGVVGLAWRLRLQPTDSGWVEMAAGVPVMDTGRARRILGWEPRTASTDAVREVLEGMGTGEGVTPSPVLEPRNPASTAES
- a CDS encoding thiamine-binding protein, yielding MLLAFSVAPSGAPSEGSRPTDASVHDAVAAAVRIVRESGLPNKTDSMFTTIEGEWDEVFDVVKRATEAVGQYGSRVSLVIKADIRPGYTGELTAKVDRLEEALGNGS
- a CDS encoding DUF3618 domain-containing protein, whose amino-acid sequence is MSDNPDAIRSDIEATRARLGTNVDAVADKVTPSNIVHRQTDKVKGAVTGVKEKIMGAADSASTTVQDTVHSGAGHTGNAMHSTGETLHGAKDTAAAKLNDAGTAISQAPDQVKAKTQGNPLAAGLIAFGAGMLISSLIPASQKERQAADQLKTAAQPLATQVTDAAKTVVEDLKEPAQEAMDNVKATATDAAQNVKTEGQHAATDVKDRATDAKTNVQNT